One genomic window of Paenibacillus xylanilyticus includes the following:
- a CDS encoding BofC C-terminal domain-containing protein, with amino-acid sequence MNTFKFRKQFKRRWRRWKRTAWMAASLVAITILAYSGLSISSHIERLLTTNFSEAATAMAPVTEERSEEEVQSILGQLRPETDRLTSVVMETHYICGIETEQLGKMAIPQLKVLLQQHPEWEAEVVSADTLQIKKQVDDLSPLCKKQAYISVDAVGNLNLYEGRPAEEKVIRTFFQMDVGSLESSLPEGVLEQLQQGIRVQDKDEYNSVISTFSDYAIDGPHKEELRNGG; translated from the coding sequence GTGAACACGTTTAAATTCAGAAAACAGTTTAAAAGACGATGGCGGCGTTGGAAACGTACTGCATGGATGGCTGCTTCATTGGTGGCTATTACGATCCTGGCATACAGCGGGTTGTCGATTTCATCTCATATTGAGCGGCTGTTAACCACTAACTTCAGTGAGGCCGCTACAGCCATGGCTCCAGTCACAGAAGAACGTTCCGAAGAAGAGGTACAAAGCATATTGGGGCAACTTAGACCCGAGACGGATCGTTTAACTTCTGTGGTCATGGAGACGCATTATATCTGCGGAATTGAAACGGAACAATTGGGGAAAATGGCCATACCTCAATTAAAAGTATTACTTCAACAGCATCCGGAGTGGGAGGCTGAGGTAGTGTCTGCAGATACATTGCAAATTAAGAAACAAGTGGATGATCTATCTCCGCTCTGCAAGAAACAGGCATATATCAGCGTGGATGCGGTGGGTAATCTTAATCTTTACGAAGGTCGACCTGCAGAAGAAAAAGTAATTCGCACTTTTTTTCAAATGGACGTCGGATCGTTGGAGAGTTCTCTGCCTGAGGGAGTACTGGAGCAGCTACAGCAAGGTATCCGTGTACAAGACAAGGATGAATATAATAGCGTGATTTCGACTTTTAGTGATTATGCCATTGATGGACCACATAAAGAAGAGCTTCGAAATGGCGGATGA